The DNA window ATGACTAAAAAAATAAATGTAGCTATTGTATTTGGTAGTAAATCAGGAGAGCATGAAATATCCCTTATGTCTGCAACATCAGTGATGAATGCTATAGATAAAGAAAAATATAATGTACTTCCTATAGGGATTACAAAGGAAGGCCAGTGGATGATTTATAATGGGCCCACCCAAAATATAGAAACAGGAGAATGGGAAAAAATCGCAAAAAAAGAATCTAAAGAAAATCCTAATAATAGGGTTTCTGTCATTCCATTAAGTGGAGAGGTTAAGAAAATTTCTGATATGGTAGATGTAGTTTTTCCAGTACTTCATGGACCTTTTGGAGAAGATGGAACCATTCAAGGATTGCTAGAAATGATAGATGTTCCTTATGTAGGAGCAGGAGTATTAGCTTCTGCAGTAGGGATGGATAAGGTCTATACGAAGAAGGTTTTTGAACATGAAGGATTACCTGTAGGAAATTATATGACTATTATGAGAAGCAAGTTTAGAGAAAATCAACAAGAGATCATTGATAGGGTTGAAAAAGAATTTGAATATCCAGTTTTTTTAAAACCTGCAAATTTAGGATCAAGTGTAGGAATCAGCAAAGCTCACAATAGAGAAGAATTGATCAAAGGGATAAAAAAAGCAGCGGAACATGATAGGAAAGTAGTGTTAGAAGCATTTATTAAAGGAAGAGAAATTGAATGTGCAGTTCTTGGAAATGAGGAGGCAGAGGCGTCTATTGTAGGTGAAATTTTACCTTCCCATGAATTTTATGATTATAACGCAAAATATTTTGATGATGGAAAATCTAAAATAGTTATTCCTGCAAGTATTCCTAAAGATAAAGCAGAGGAAATTAGAGAAATGGCTGTAAAGGCTTATAAGTCCATTGATTGTTCAGGACTTGCAAGAGTTGACTTTTTCTTAGAGGAAGATACAATGAAGGTATATATTAATGAAGTAAATACAATGCCAGGATTTACAAAATACAGTATGTATCCTTTATTATGGGAACAAACAGGACTTTCTTATAGTATGTTAATTGATCGACTCATTACCTTAGCATTAGAAAGATATAAAGAAAAATAAGAACGAGGTGCATGAATGAAAAATGTAATGTTGAAAATAGAAGGGCTACAATCAAGTATAGATGGAGAAGAGAATACAATTGAATTAGTAACAGAAGGGAAACTATATAAAAAAGGAAATGCTGTATACTTAGTATATGAAGAATCTGAAATCTCAGGAATGAAGGGTTGCACCACTACTGTTAAGGTAGTAGAGGATAAAATATCTATGAAAAGATTTGGAAAATCAAAATCAGAAATCATTTTTGAAAAGGGTAAACGATATAATACAAATTACCATACCCCTTATGGAACTTTTGATATGGAAGTATTAACAAAGGATATGAGCTATAGCATTACAGATGAGTACAAAGGGGATATTCATATAGAATATTTTGTAAACCTTGAGGGTTTAGTAGAAAGTACCAATCAATTGCGCATAAAGATTATGTAAAAGATAAAGAGAGTTGTAGATATGGAAAATAAAATAAAAACAGAAATACAAAAGATCATTAAAGAAGTGCTGAAGAATTCTTTTAAATATGAAATAGAGATAGATGCTATTGAAGTAGTAGAACCTAAAAAGGATGAACATGGAGATTATACAACCAATATAGCTTTAAAGCTTGCTAAAATTCTTAAGAAAAACCCCATGAATTTAGCTAGTGAGATGATCAATCAAATAAAAAGTGATTATGATGTATTTGAAAAAGTAGAATTTGTTCATCCTGGATTCATGAATTTTTTCTTTAAACCTTATGTTTTTTGTGAACTTTTAGGATTTGAAGAAGAAGAGATGATGTTAAACAAAAAACTTTTAAAGAAGTTACTTGAAAAGTATTCTTTAAAAGAAGCACTTGAAGTGGATGGTTTAAAGGAAATAGAATCCGTACAATATACACATAGTAGGATTTGTTCCATCATGAAAATCTTTGAAGAGGAAGGGAGCGTTATACAAAATCTTCAAAAAGAAAATTTTCATGTAAAGATGAGTCATCTTGAAAAAAAAATGATAAAAAAAATCATGGACTATCCAATCGTTGTGAAAAAATCAATATTATCGCAAAAACCAGAGATGCTGATACAATATATATTTGAACTAAATGCTTTTTTCTTTAAATTTCATGAAAAAATTCTTTTTAGAAAGCTTGACAAACAAAAATTGTATGTTACCCTAAAAATAATAGACAATATAAGGAAAATCATAAAAAATTTATTGGATGTTTTTTCTATAGAAGCACCAGAAAAAATGTAAAAATAAGAGCAGCGAAAGCTGCCTTTGTTTTGAGAAAAGTGACGAAAATCTGGCATGTGGTGATGAAAAATTGGCATTGGGAGGTGGAAATTTGGAAATGATTTTTTCGCAGAAAAATGTAGAAAAAATATTAGACCATGTGGAAGAAGGCATACAGATTATTGACGGAAGAGGACGAATCGTGTATTTTAATAGGGCTGCAGCAGAACATGAGGAAATCAAAAGGGAAGAGGCAGTAGGGAAATATATTTTAGATGTTTATCCTTCTTTAGACCCAGAAACAAGTACTCTCCTTCGGGCCATTGAAAAGGGTGCTCCTACCTTTGATATCCAACAGACCTTTTTAAACTACAAAGGAAAAAAAATCACAACAATTAATTCATCTTTTGCTATAAAAGCAAGGGATAAAATTGTTGGAGCTATTGAAATATCTAAGAATATTACAGATGTAAAGGAATTATCAGAAAGAGTAGTAGCCTTGCAAGAACAGTTAATAGACAAGAAAAAAGGAAATAAAAGCAATAAAAATGGAGATTCTGCCAAATTTGCATTTTTTGATATTATCGGGAGAAGCAAAGAAATTGTAAAAGTAAAGGGAATGGCTATGAAAGCTGCACAAACAGCTTCTCCAGTCCTTGTTTATGGAGAAACAGGAACAGGGAAAGAATTATTTGTACATGCCCTTCATACAGCTAGTTGTAGAAGGAATAAACCTTTTATTGCACAAAATTGTGGAGCATTACCAGCAGCATTATTAGAAAGTATACTATTTGGAACTGTAAAGGGAAGCTTTACAGGAGCTGATAATCGTGCAGGATTGTTTGAATTAGC is part of the Crassaminicella profunda genome and encodes:
- a CDS encoding sigma-54 interaction domain-containing protein, encoding MIFSQKNVEKILDHVEEGIQIIDGRGRIVYFNRAAAEHEEIKREEAVGKYILDVYPSLDPETSTLLRAIEKGAPTFDIQQTFLNYKGKKITTINSSFAIKARDKIVGAIEISKNITDVKELSERVVALQEQLIDKKKGNKSNKNGDSAKFAFFDIIGRSKEIVKVKGMAMKAAQTASPVLVYGETGTGKELFVHALHTASCRRNKPFIAQNCGALPAALLESILFGTVKGSFTGADNRAGLFELANGGTLFLDEINSMPLELQVKLLRVLQDGTIRRVGDSRTRQVDVRIVAASNEDPLSAVENKRLRRDLYYRLNVIALKLPELKERKGDIPILIKHFIDKFNKRLNKEVLKVSDEVLQAFENYDWPGNVRELEHVIEGAMNLMDENIITMDCLPVHFERFNKRSLKKEIDIQNLSLKEALKNLEIEIIQNALKEGDGNISHAADKLQIPRQTLQYKIKKYKITKC
- a CDS encoding DUF1934 domain-containing protein; translated protein: MKNVMLKIEGLQSSIDGEENTIELVTEGKLYKKGNAVYLVYEESEISGMKGCTTTVKVVEDKISMKRFGKSKSEIIFEKGKRYNTNYHTPYGTFDMEVLTKDMSYSITDEYKGDIHIEYFVNLEGLVESTNQLRIKIM
- a CDS encoding D-alanine--D-alanine ligase, which produces MTKKINVAIVFGSKSGEHEISLMSATSVMNAIDKEKYNVLPIGITKEGQWMIYNGPTQNIETGEWEKIAKKESKENPNNRVSVIPLSGEVKKISDMVDVVFPVLHGPFGEDGTIQGLLEMIDVPYVGAGVLASAVGMDKVYTKKVFEHEGLPVGNYMTIMRSKFRENQQEIIDRVEKEFEYPVFLKPANLGSSVGISKAHNREELIKGIKKAAEHDRKVVLEAFIKGREIECAVLGNEEAEASIVGEILPSHEFYDYNAKYFDDGKSKIVIPASIPKDKAEEIREMAVKAYKSIDCSGLARVDFFLEEDTMKVYINEVNTMPGFTKYSMYPLLWEQTGLSYSMLIDRLITLALERYKEK
- a CDS encoding DALR anticodon-binding domain-containing protein; the encoded protein is MENKIKTEIQKIIKEVLKNSFKYEIEIDAIEVVEPKKDEHGDYTTNIALKLAKILKKNPMNLASEMINQIKSDYDVFEKVEFVHPGFMNFFFKPYVFCELLGFEEEEMMLNKKLLKKLLEKYSLKEALEVDGLKEIESVQYTHSRICSIMKIFEEEGSVIQNLQKENFHVKMSHLEKKMIKKIMDYPIVVKKSILSQKPEMLIQYIFELNAFFFKFHEKILFRKLDKQKLYVTLKIIDNIRKIIKNLLDVFSIEAPEKM